TGCTGCGCACGCGGGTGAGCTGCCAGATCCTCCCCAAGCATTTCTTCCGGGACCCGGTCCAGGTGGCGGCCGCCCGAACCCTGCTGGCCCAGCACCTCTCCGCTCGCTAGCCGCCTCCCTCCGCCAGCAGCAGGCGGCCGATGCTCACCCACCAGATCGGTCCCAGCACCACCGACGCCAGGCCCCCGGTCACCAGGACGAGCGCCGTGGACCCGATCGAGTCGGCGATGAAGAGGAGCACCATGTCGATGCCCAGAACGACGCCGAGCGTCCCCAGGCGCGGCCGGCCCGGCCGCAGGGCAGCGCCGAAGATCAGGGCGGCAAGCCCGGCCAGGCCGAAAGTGGCCAGCCCGCCCGGGTCCACCGCCGAGGGCAGCTTCTGGCCGATGACGATCGCCGCGTGGGTGGCGGCGCCGGCACCCTGGTAGAGCTGGGCCAGCCGGTCGGTCCCCACCAGCGAGGACAGCCCGTGCGTCGCCGTGGCGACGCCGCTCACCACGGCGATCACCGCCGCCCAGGTCACCGCGCTCGCCGCCGACGGCAGCAACCGGGCACGCAGGGCGATGGCCGGCAGCCCGACGATGATCCCCGAGACCAGGAGGCATACCGCCGCAATCCGCATGCCCTGCGGGTGGGCGTTCCTTCGACAGGCTGGCGGGCGGGTGCGCCTTCGGCGTGGCGCTCCTGTCCCTCGTGTATGCCGGTCGCCCACTCGGCCCCCCACCCGGCTTGTGGGCGAGCCTACTCCCGGTCGATGTCCCGGTGCACCACCGTGCAGGGGTATCCCTTCTCCTGCAGGAAGCGGGTGACCTCGTCGGCAATGACCACCGAGCGGTGCTTGCCCCCGGTGCACCCGACGGCGAAGGTCAGGTAGTGGCGGCCCTCGGCCACGTACCCGGGCAGCAGGAACTCCAGCATGTCGCGCAGCCGGGTGAGGAACTCCTTGGCCCCCTCCTGCTCCAGGACGTAGCCCCGCACCCGGCGGTTGCGGCCGGTCAGCGGGCGGAGCTCCTCGATCCAGTGCGGGTTGGGCAGGAACCGCACGTCGAAGACCAGGTCGGCGTCCAGCGGGATGCCGTGCTTGTAGCCGAACGAGATGACGTTGACCGCGATCCCCGCCCGCGGGGCGGTGTCGACGAAGAACGACCGGATCTTGTCCCGCAGGGCGTGGACGTTGACCTCGGTGGTGTCGATCACCAGGTCGGCCTTCTCCCGGAGCACCGCCATGAGCGCCCGCTCCTCGTGGATGCCCTCGATGACCCGGTCGTTCAGGGCCAGCGGGTGACGCCGCCGGGTGGCTTCGAAGCGCCGGACGATGGTTTGGTCGGAGGCCTCGAGGAACAGGATCCGGTACGGGATCCCCCGCTCCCGGAGCTGGGCGAGCGCCTTCTCGAGGTCGGGGAAGAACTCGCCGCCCCGCACGTCCACCACCAGGGCGACGTCCTTCACCTTGACCCCGGGCCCGGAGACCAGGCTGGCCATGCGTTCGATGAGGGCGGGGGGCAGGTTGTCGATGACGAAGTAGCCCAGGTCCTCCAGGTTCTTCGCC
The DNA window shown above is from Actinomycetota bacterium and carries:
- the rapZ gene encoding RNase adapter RapZ translates to MADRPRFTIITGLSGAGRSEAAKNLEDLGYFVIDNLPPALIERMASLVSGPGVKVKDVALVVDVRGGEFFPDLEKALAQLRERGIPYRILFLEASDQTIVRRFEATRRRHPLALNDRVIEGIHEERALMAVLREKADLVIDTTEVNVHALRDKIRSFFVDTAPRAGIAVNVISFGYKHGIPLDADLVFDVRFLPNPHWIEELRPLTGRNRRVRGYVLEQEGAKEFLTRLRDMLEFLLPGYVAEGRHYLTFAVGCTGGKHRSVVIADEVTRFLQEKGYPCTVVHRDIDRE